From candidate division WOR-3 bacterium, the proteins below share one genomic window:
- a CDS encoding DMT family transporter, protein MPSNKTIGILAVLGASVMWALEPIFAKLSFQATDVLNTFATRVLFCLMIITVYAFLKNPRDLKVKTRDLKWLIYLSIVATLFADFLYTYAFTKVMVINAVLIGHTQPIFIVILGYFFLKSDRLTKFDYLGIIFMIFAGIFVSTKTIDNLRI, encoded by the coding sequence TTGCCTTCAAATAAGACGATTGGTATACTTGCAGTTCTTGGTGCGAGTGTGATGTGGGCACTGGAGCCGATATTTGCAAAATTATCTTTCCAGGCAACCGATGTTCTGAATACCTTTGCCACGAGAGTTCTATTCTGTTTAATGATTATAACCGTCTATGCCTTCTTAAAAAATCCAAGAGATCTAAAGGTTAAGACAAGAGATTTAAAATGGCTCATTTATCTCTCAATAGTCGCAACTTTGTTTGCAGACTTTCTTTATACATATGCATTCACAAAGGTAATGGTCATAAACGCAGTTCTTATTGGACATACCCAGCCGATTTTTATTGTAATCTTAGGCTATTTCTTTTTGAAATCAGACCGTCTTACAAAATTTGATTATCTGGGAATCATATTTATGATATTTGCTGGTATTTTTGTATCAACGAAGACGATTGATAATCTAAGGATTTGA
- a CDS encoding DMT family transporter codes for MKLGTFGDLLVLFATFAWATTAITTRKYLRELPAQVIAFYRFLFAGIIFFVYLLLTHGIKIANIYQVLLGFVIGIGTILYYKGLKRIKAAQVSALELATPFFASLLGFVILKEFITALQFFGLLFLALGICLLSKKEEP; via the coding sequence TTGAAACTCGGGACTTTCGGTGACCTCCTTGTGCTCTTTGCCACCTTTGCCTGGGCAACAACCGCAATAACCACCAGAAAATATTTAAGAGAACTCCCTGCACAAGTGATTGCATTCTACAGATTCTTATTTGCCGGGATAATATTTTTTGTATATCTTCTGCTGACCCATGGAATCAAAATAGCAAATATATATCAAGTTCTTTTAGGCTTTGTCATCGGCATTGGTACAATTTTATATTACAAAGGGCTAAAAAGAATCAAAGCCGCCCAGGTCTCTGCCTTAGAACTTGCTACTCCATTTTTTGCATCGTTGTTAGGATTTGTGATTTTAAAGGAATTTATTACCGCATTACAATTCTTTGGCTTATTATTCCTTGCATTGGGTATCTGTCTCTTATCAAAAAAAGAGGAGCCGTAA